From Sceloporus undulatus isolate JIND9_A2432 ecotype Alabama chromosome 6, SceUnd_v1.1, whole genome shotgun sequence, one genomic window encodes:
- the MFAP4 gene encoding microfibril-associated glycoprotein 4 — protein MKASLFLPGSLFLLLLVQIPTLQGQAINDQAQQQHCGEDSLPLDCEDIYDQGSETDGVYLIYPAGPNIPVPVYCDMTTDDGKWTVFQKRFNGSVSFFRGWNDYKFGFGRADGEYWLGLQNIHLLTLKQKYELRVDLEDFENNTAFAKYTDFSISPNAINAEEDGYTLHVSGFTDGGAGDSLSYHSGQKFSTFDRDQDLYVQNCAALSSGAWWFKSCHFSNLNGFYLGGAHLSYANGINWYQWKGFYYSLKRSEMKIRRV, from the exons ATGAAG GCTTCTCTGTTCCTGCCAGGCTCACTGTTCCTGCTTCTCCTTGTTCAGATACCTACTTTGCAAGGACAAGCAATCAATGACCAAG CTCAGCAGCAACACTGCGGAGAAGATTCCCTCCCACTAGACTGTGAAGACATTTATGATCAAGGTTCTGAAACGGATGGTGTGTACCTCATTTACCCTGCGGGCCCCAACATCCCAGTGCCTGTATACTGCGATATGACCACTGACGATGGAAAATGGACG GTTTTCCAGAAACGCTTCAATGGTTCAGTCAGTTTCTTTCGGGGCTGGAATGACTACAAATTTGGCTTTGGAAGAGCTGATGGTGAATATTGGCTGG GATTGCAAAATATCCATCTCCTGACCCTCAAGCAGAAGTATGAACTTCGTGTGGATCTAGAGGACTTTGAGAACAACACAGCCTTTGCCAAATACACCGACTTCTCCATCTCACCGAACGCGATAAATGCAGAGGAGGATGGCTACACACTGCATGTGTCTGGCTTCACTGATGGAGGGGCAG GGGACTCACTGTCCTACCACAGTGGCCAGAAGTTCTCTACCTTTGATCGTGACCAAGACCTTTATGTGCAGAACTGCGCGGCGCTCTCTTCCGGTGCCTGGTGGTTCAAGAGCTGCCATTTTTCCAATCTCAATGGTTTCTACCTTGGCGGAGCCCATCTCTCCTATGCTAATGGCATTAACTGGTACCAATGGAAGGGCTTCTACTATTCCCTCAAGAGAAGTGAGATGAAAATACGTCGTGTCTGA